The Methanoculleus marisnigri JR1 genome window below encodes:
- a CDS encoding tetratricopeptide repeat protein codes for MDFFGNILGQGKNANPSIQQGTSQFEAGNYGEAVKSFEKALKIEPENGFSRLYMGRALACLGRDGEAAEWLKKALESAPGDAGTLRVLGHVLARTGEYKEAAGCFARIVEEKPMDANASYWHGEMLERLGRYADAASAYARALAGDPENTVLRERCGRMFERIGDFREAAACFEKILRTNPGSTDLLSRIGAAYLNQGDYSKAVGLFDRVLDTEPQNIDALYGKARALEHLGLFQEAADCGAGIVALEPENIPAWYHRGSMLLRAGKHEDALECFEKVALADPDHVPVRYAMGMVYDALGRYERAVKSFDRILKHDQGQVQIWYARGMALFRFGQYAEAIRSFDRVLESRATTGMKWIGDGTDLALFERDEGGAPRRQKPLKFDALNELVHNCRGTALLHLGRYAEAQKEFEHVLDADPGNVSVLQRSGTALLHLGRYEEAARCLDAVLEKEPHNAVAGSMKADALMNLGRHDDALACLDSVQGAGGAEPHLLYRKGAALLHIGRYTEAVEAFEALLNVNPADAAAENSRGEALVHLGRYEEALACYDRALSAVPADRAALLGRSTALERLGRYEEALESIDRLTQAGPGDTGTLLRKAWILEALGRYDAAVECYEALLAADPKTGYPVNLGFVLAMLGRYEEAAGRFEEATRADPDNFFAWFNRGRALERMGQYADAAGCYAKVAEGRPEDTGACFALAVTFARLGRHQKAIECCDRVLAADASNAAVARIRADMLEAVGKHEEAAEAYEQYLKNSPDDRDARMAFGMALERDGKFGDAIKQYALVLEGDERDTEAWYTLESALVHMGRYEEALECSDSIVEASPESWAAWQRRGEIFMWLGRYADAVECFEKVIKADPADVLTLRRLGEAHEKAGRYEDALAAYTQVLDREPTSIETLHARSSALIHLGRYNEAVKSIDKIIVLQDENPAALFMRGTVLEKAGRHDDALASYEKALSIDPKNAAVWNAAGRLKDALGRHEDAVKAFDKAIDLDGGDIHAWLAKGLALGHLGKPDRATTCFEKVLEGDPRHARAWYLKGRALDKQGRFAEAVECFKEALENGDGGEEE; via the coding sequence ATGGATTTCTTCGGTAATATTCTGGGTCAGGGGAAGAACGCAAACCCCTCGATACAGCAGGGGACCTCTCAGTTCGAGGCCGGAAACTACGGCGAGGCGGTGAAGAGTTTCGAGAAAGCGCTCAAGATCGAGCCTGAAAATGGCTTTTCCCGGCTGTATATGGGGCGGGCGCTTGCCTGTCTCGGCAGGGACGGCGAAGCCGCGGAGTGGCTGAAGAAAGCCCTCGAGTCGGCTCCCGGCGATGCCGGGACGCTGCGGGTGCTGGGACATGTCCTCGCCAGAACCGGTGAGTACAAGGAGGCGGCCGGGTGTTTCGCCCGGATCGTCGAAGAGAAACCCATGGACGCGAACGCCTCCTACTGGCACGGGGAGATGCTTGAACGGCTCGGCCGGTATGCCGACGCGGCGTCGGCCTATGCACGGGCGCTGGCAGGAGACCCGGAGAATACCGTCCTGCGGGAGAGGTGCGGGAGGATGTTCGAGCGGATCGGCGACTTCCGGGAAGCGGCGGCATGCTTTGAGAAGATCCTCAGGACAAATCCCGGCAGCACCGATCTGCTCTCTCGAATCGGGGCCGCATACCTCAACCAGGGCGATTACTCGAAAGCCGTCGGTCTCTTCGACCGGGTGCTCGATACAGAGCCGCAGAACATCGACGCGCTTTACGGAAAAGCCCGGGCGCTCGAGCACCTCGGCCTGTTCCAGGAAGCTGCCGACTGCGGCGCCGGGATCGTTGCCCTCGAACCCGAGAACATCCCTGCCTGGTATCACCGCGGCTCAATGCTTCTCCGCGCAGGAAAGCACGAAGACGCACTGGAGTGCTTCGAGAAGGTCGCTCTCGCCGACCCGGATCACGTCCCGGTTCGCTACGCCATGGGAATGGTCTACGACGCCCTCGGCCGCTACGAGCGGGCGGTCAAGAGTTTCGACCGGATCCTGAAGCACGACCAGGGTCAGGTCCAGATATGGTACGCACGCGGCATGGCGCTCTTCCGGTTCGGCCAGTACGCCGAGGCAATCCGGTCGTTCGACCGCGTGCTCGAGAGCCGGGCGACGACCGGGATGAAGTGGATCGGAGACGGCACCGACCTTGCGCTCTTCGAGCGGGACGAAGGGGGAGCCCCCCGGAGACAGAAGCCGCTGAAGTTCGATGCGTTGAACGAGCTCGTTCACAACTGCCGGGGAACTGCGCTCCTCCACCTCGGGCGGTATGCCGAGGCGCAGAAGGAGTTCGAGCATGTCCTTGATGCCGATCCCGGGAACGTCTCCGTCCTGCAGCGGAGCGGCACCGCGCTCCTCCATCTCGGCAGATACGAGGAGGCCGCACGCTGCCTGGATGCGGTCCTTGAGAAAGAGCCGCATAACGCCGTCGCCGGGTCGATGAAAGCGGACGCGCTCATGAACCTCGGCAGGCACGACGATGCGCTGGCGTGCCTTGATTCGGTGCAGGGAGCCGGCGGCGCCGAACCCCATCTTCTTTACCGGAAGGGAGCCGCCCTCCTGCACATCGGACGATATACGGAGGCGGTAGAGGCGTTCGAAGCCCTCCTCAACGTCAATCCCGCCGATGCAGCAGCGGAGAACAGCAGGGGAGAAGCGCTCGTGCACCTCGGACGGTACGAGGAGGCGCTCGCCTGCTATGACCGGGCGCTCTCGGCCGTCCCGGCCGACCGTGCCGCTCTGCTCGGCCGGAGCACGGCGCTCGAACGCCTCGGGCGGTATGAAGAGGCGCTCGAATCCATCGACCGGTTGACACAGGCCGGTCCCGGGGACACCGGGACGCTTCTTCGGAAGGCATGGATCCTCGAAGCTCTCGGCCGCTATGATGCAGCCGTCGAGTGTTACGAGGCCCTCCTTGCAGCCGATCCGAAAACCGGATACCCGGTGAATCTCGGGTTTGTTCTCGCCATGCTCGGGCGGTACGAGGAGGCCGCCGGACGGTTCGAGGAAGCCACGCGTGCCGACCCGGACAACTTCTTTGCGTGGTTCAACCGGGGCCGGGCGCTGGAGAGGATGGGGCAGTACGCGGATGCGGCCGGGTGCTACGCAAAAGTGGCCGAAGGCCGACCGGAGGACACCGGCGCCTGCTTTGCGCTCGCCGTCACCTTCGCACGGCTCGGCAGACATCAGAAGGCGATCGAGTGCTGCGACCGGGTGCTCGCCGCCGACGCCTCGAACGCCGCGGTTGCAAGGATCCGGGCGGATATGCTGGAAGCCGTCGGCAAGCACGAAGAGGCGGCGGAAGCATACGAGCAGTACCTGAAGAACTCTCCCGACGACCGCGACGCCAGGATGGCGTTCGGTATGGCGCTCGAGCGGGACGGGAAGTTCGGCGACGCGATAAAGCAGTATGCGCTGGTGCTCGAGGGCGACGAACGCGACACCGAAGCGTGGTACACCCTCGAGAGCGCGCTCGTGCACATGGGACGATACGAAGAGGCGCTCGAGTGTTCCGACAGCATCGTCGAGGCGAGCCCGGAGAGCTGGGCCGCCTGGCAGCGGCGCGGAGAGATCTTCATGTGGCTTGGCCGCTACGCCGACGCGGTGGAGTGCTTCGAGAAGGTGATCAAGGCCGATCCCGCCGACGTTCTCACCCTCAGAAGACTCGGCGAGGCCCACGAAAAGGCCGGCAGGTACGAGGATGCCCTCGCCGCCTACACGCAGGTGCTCGACCGGGAACCGACCAGCATCGAGACCCTCCATGCCCGCTCGTCGGCCCTCATCCATCTCGGGCGATACAATGAGGCGGTCAAGTCGATCGACAAGATCATCGTTCTCCAGGACGAGAACCCCGCAGCGCTCTTCATGCGGGGGACGGTGCTCGAGAAGGCGGGCAGGCACGACGACGCTCTCGCAAGCTACGAGAAAGCGCTCTCGATCGACCCGAAGAACGCGGCCGTCTGGAACGCGGCGGGGAGGCTCAAGGATGCGCTGGGACGGCACGAAGACGCCGTCAAAGCGTTCGACAAGGCCATCGATCTGGACGGGGGAGACATTCATGCCTGGCTCGCGAAGGGACTCGCTCTCGGCCACCTGGGTAAACCCGACCGGGCGACGACCTGCTTTGAGAAGGTCCTGGAGGGTGACCCCCGCCACGCCCGGGCATGGTACCTGAAAGGGAGAGCGCTCGATAAGCAGGGCAGATTTGCCGAAGCGGTGGAGTGCTTCAAAGAGGCGCTCGAGAACGGGGACGGAGGCGAAGAAGAATGA
- a CDS encoding sodium-dependent transporter, producing the protein MEREEWSSTLGFILASIGSAVGIGNIWRFPYVVGANGGGAFLIPFLIAVLLFGLPLMVLELAIGRSTGTSVISAFRSIRQRFAAAGLVIVAVVSLILGYYLVITSWVLAYALFFAFNQPMEFDAFTGSYLPLVFFLLSGLAVYVTVRSGVRGGIERASRYLIPVLLVILLFLVAVSLTEPGAAEGIGFYLSPDFSRLTDPAVWIAAFGQAFFSLSVGMGILLTFGSYLKREALFRNAAIIAAADMLIAVLAGLVIFPLVFTAGLDPAAGVNLAFITLPTAFTEIRYGMVLGTLFFLMLFAAALTSAVSMLEVPTAALMDSYGYPRKRATLLVFAAVMLFGLPSALSYTALNLEALGMPFLDLADYVFGTIGLIVAGLIISIVGGWFMTRTRIYAEIGGCGWQQKVYMALIRYGVPAVLLITLVGSFFRGTG; encoded by the coding sequence ATGGAAAGAGAAGAGTGGTCATCAACGCTGGGCTTCATCCTTGCAAGCATCGGCTCGGCCGTAGGTATCGGGAACATCTGGCGGTTCCCCTACGTCGTGGGCGCCAACGGGGGCGGTGCGTTTCTGATCCCGTTCCTGATCGCCGTCCTTCTCTTCGGCCTCCCCCTGATGGTGTTGGAACTTGCCATCGGCCGCTCGACAGGGACATCGGTCATATCCGCCTTCCGCTCGATACGGCAGCGGTTCGCCGCCGCCGGTCTCGTCATCGTCGCGGTCGTCAGCCTGATCCTCGGCTACTATCTTGTGATCACGAGCTGGGTGCTCGCATACGCGCTCTTCTTTGCCTTCAACCAGCCGATGGAGTTCGATGCGTTTACGGGTTCCTACCTCCCGCTCGTCTTCTTCCTCCTCTCGGGACTCGCGGTCTATGTGACGGTGCGGTCGGGGGTCCGGGGAGGGATCGAGCGGGCCTCCCGGTATCTCATCCCGGTTCTCCTCGTGATCCTCCTCTTCCTCGTGGCCGTCTCGCTCACGGAGCCCGGAGCGGCCGAGGGGATCGGGTTCTACCTCTCCCCTGATTTTTCGAGGCTGACCGACCCCGCCGTCTGGATCGCGGCCTTCGGGCAGGCTTTCTTCTCGCTCTCCGTGGGCATGGGCATCCTGCTCACCTTTGGAAGTTACCTCAAAAGGGAAGCCCTCTTCCGGAACGCCGCCATCATCGCCGCCGCCGATATGCTGATTGCAGTCCTTGCCGGGCTCGTGATCTTTCCCCTGGTCTTCACCGCGGGTCTCGACCCTGCAGCCGGGGTGAACCTCGCGTTCATCACCCTGCCCACGGCCTTTACGGAGATCCGGTACGGCATGGTGCTCGGAACGCTCTTCTTCCTGATGCTCTTTGCAGCGGCGCTCACCTCGGCGGTCTCCATGCTCGAGGTTCCCACGGCGGCGCTGATGGACTCCTACGGCTACCCCCGGAAGCGTGCCACGCTTCTTGTCTTCGCCGCGGTCATGCTCTTCGGACTTCCGTCCGCCCTCAGTTACACCGCCCTGAACCTCGAAGCGCTTGGAATGCCGTTCCTCGACCTTGCCGACTACGTATTCGGGACGATCGGCCTCATCGTGGCCGGGCTGATCATAAGCATCGTCGGAGGGTGGTTCATGACCCGCACCCGGATCTATGCAGAGATCGGCGGCTGCGGGTGGCAGCAGAAGGTCTATATGGCGCTCATCCGCTACGGCGTTCCGGCCGTTCTCCTGATCACGCTCGTCGGCAGTTTCTTCCGGGGCACGGGGTGA
- a CDS encoding PspC domain-containing protein, protein MAKKLTRSTSDRWIAGICGGIGEYLEIDPNVIRMIWVVLSVLTTVFPGVLIYILLWIILPEQGQARPVEATAEV, encoded by the coding sequence ATGGCAAAGAAGTTAACTCGTTCGACGTCCGACCGGTGGATCGCCGGCATATGCGGCGGCATCGGAGAATACCTTGAGATCGATCCGAACGTCATCAGGATGATCTGGGTCGTCCTCAGCGTGCTCACGACGGTCTTCCCCGGCGTTCTCATCTACATCCTGCTCTGGATCATCCTGCCGGAACAGGGGCAGGCGCGGCCGGTCGAGGCGACGGCCGAGGTGTAA
- a CDS encoding RecQ family ATP-dependent DNA helicase has product MDRLHLILQRYFGHSAFNLYQREIIEDLLAGRDVLAVLATGGGKSLCYQVPALVGDGVVLVISPLIALMKDQVDDLQARGVGAEALNSSGSYAATRRILSELKEGLIQILYVSPEKAVGEDFIDLMASLPVTLIAVDEAHCISMWGHQFRPEYRSLSVLKERFPGVPMVALTATATPDVRDDIARQLNLSDPSVYVGSFNRENLRYVVVGKEEDAYERLRAYLRGRRGDAGIVYVATRDGAETLAARLRAGGIPALPYHAGMTAAARRETQDRFIGGKVPVVCATSAFGMGIDKPDVRFVVHYDMPKTLEAYYQESGRAGRDGKESDCILYYSDEDARRLRSFIDRDLASEFQRKVARSKLQSMVDYCTTTECRRKALLGYFGERIEEPCNGCDACAPAGKARPRSGRRKRGATRPASG; this is encoded by the coding sequence ATGGATCGCCTGCACCTGATCCTCCAGCGCTACTTCGGGCATTCTGCGTTCAACCTCTACCAGCGGGAGATCATCGAAGACCTTCTTGCCGGGCGCGACGTCCTCGCGGTGCTCGCGACCGGAGGGGGAAAATCACTCTGCTACCAGGTCCCCGCGCTCGTCGGCGACGGTGTCGTGCTGGTGATATCGCCGCTCATCGCCCTGATGAAGGACCAGGTCGACGACCTGCAGGCCCGCGGGGTCGGCGCGGAAGCGCTGAACTCTTCCGGATCATATGCCGCGACGCGCCGGATCCTCTCGGAACTCAAAGAGGGGCTTATCCAGATCCTCTACGTCTCGCCGGAGAAGGCGGTCGGCGAAGATTTTATCGACCTGATGGCGTCCCTTCCGGTCACCCTGATCGCGGTCGACGAGGCGCACTGCATATCGATGTGGGGGCACCAGTTCCGCCCGGAGTACCGGTCGCTTTCGGTGCTCAAGGAACGGTTCCCCGGGGTGCCGATGGTTGCCCTGACGGCGACCGCGACCCCGGACGTCCGCGACGACATCGCGCGGCAGCTCAATCTTTCGGACCCTTCGGTCTACGTCGGGAGTTTCAACCGCGAGAACCTCCGCTACGTCGTCGTCGGAAAGGAGGAGGACGCGTACGAGCGGCTCCGGGCCTATCTGCGGGGCAGGAGAGGGGACGCCGGGATCGTCTATGTCGCAACCCGGGACGGGGCCGAGACGCTCGCGGCACGGCTCCGCGCCGGCGGGATTCCGGCACTCCCCTACCATGCAGGCATGACGGCGGCCGCCCGGAGAGAGACGCAGGACAGGTTCATCGGCGGGAAGGTTCCGGTCGTCTGCGCGACGAGCGCGTTCGGCATGGGGATCGACAAGCCGGACGTGCGGTTCGTCGTCCACTACGACATGCCCAAGACCCTCGAGGCCTACTACCAGGAGAGCGGCCGGGCCGGAAGGGACGGCAAGGAGAGCGACTGCATCCTCTACTACAGCGACGAAGATGCGCGGCGCCTCAGATCGTTCATCGACCGCGATCTTGCGTCCGAATTCCAGCGCAAGGTCGCACGCTCGAAACTCCAGAGCATGGTGGATTACTGCACCACGACGGAGTGCCGGAGAAAGGCGCTCCTCGGGTACTTCGGGGAGCGAATCGAGGAGCCCTGCAACGGCTGCGACGCCTGTGCTCCGGCAGGAAAGGCTCGTCCCCGGTCCGGGCGCAGGAAACGCGGTGCCACCCGCCCGGCATCCGGCTGA
- a CDS encoding redoxin domain-containing protein, with protein sequence MMVEVGDQAGDFSIPDHNGNTVRLSAFPGKRVLLSFHPLAWTRICAGQMKALEANREAFEALGAVALGISVDSVPCKHAWAENLGIHKTRLLADFWPHGAVAQIYGVFDSQRGYSRRANIVVDEVGRVIFVAEYPATTVPDMQDVLDALRAQERHTEEVLEA encoded by the coding sequence ATGATGGTCGAGGTCGGCGATCAGGCCGGGGATTTCTCGATACCGGACCATAATGGGAACACGGTCAGGTTATCGGCGTTCCCGGGGAAGCGGGTTCTTCTCTCGTTCCACCCGCTGGCATGGACCCGTATCTGTGCCGGACAGATGAAGGCGCTCGAGGCGAACCGGGAGGCGTTCGAAGCCCTCGGTGCCGTTGCCCTCGGCATCAGCGTGGATTCCGTCCCGTGCAAACATGCGTGGGCCGAGAACCTCGGGATCCATAAAACCCGGCTCCTTGCAGATTTCTGGCCGCACGGTGCCGTGGCGCAGATCTACGGCGTCTTCGATAGCCAGAGAGGCTACTCCCGGCGGGCGAACATCGTCGTCGACGAGGTCGGGCGCGTCATATTCGTCGCGGAATACCCGGCGACGACGGTGCCCGACATGCAGGACGTCCTCGACGCTCTCCGGGCACAGGAGAGACATACGGAGGAGGTGTTGGAGGCGTAG
- a CDS encoding N-formylglutamate amidohydrolase, with the protein MNGRYPFLVSIPHGGTTVPPELRGLVNLTHKEIVFNSDPYTRRLYGFDDAVEAMVDFDVSRVFVDTNRAPYDYPPRTQDGVVKVITQDGTPVFRRGQTPGRELIGTLLQNYYHPFHKRLSEALDTRPIEIAFDCHSMLPESPPVRMDAGRPRPLFCLSNRGDRNGKPKRAGGLVTCSPEWLQALARSFQAEFEGEGRVAMNDPFRGGFISVAHYRRRRIPWVQVEINRGLYETEDREAGEARLAELRGRIFSAFAGFWDEVSG; encoded by the coding sequence GTGAACGGCCGGTACCCGTTCCTCGTCTCGATCCCCCACGGCGGCACCACCGTTCCACCCGAGCTCCGCGGTCTCGTCAACCTCACGCATAAGGAGATTGTCTTCAATAGCGACCCTTATACCCGCCGCCTCTACGGGTTCGACGATGCGGTGGAGGCGATGGTCGACTTCGACGTCTCGAGGGTCTTCGTCGACACCAACCGGGCGCCCTACGACTACCCGCCGCGGACTCAGGACGGGGTGGTCAAAGTCATCACGCAGGATGGAACCCCGGTATTCAGGAGGGGGCAGACGCCCGGCAGGGAACTGATAGGAACCCTCCTGCAGAACTACTACCACCCCTTCCACAAACGGCTGAGCGAAGCCCTCGATACCCGGCCGATCGAGATCGCTTTCGACTGCCACAGCATGCTGCCGGAATCACCGCCGGTCAGGATGGACGCCGGACGCCCCCGCCCGCTCTTCTGCCTGAGCAACCGGGGGGACCGGAACGGAAAACCGAAACGGGCGGGCGGTCTTGTGACCTGCTCCCCGGAGTGGCTCCAGGCGCTCGCCCGGTCGTTCCAGGCGGAGTTCGAGGGTGAGGGGAGGGTTGCGATGAACGATCCCTTCCGGGGCGGGTTCATCTCAGTGGCGCACTACCGGCGGCGGCGGATCCCCTGGGTCCAGGTCGAGATCAACCGCGGCCTCTACGAGACCGAAGACCGCGAGGCCGGGGAGGCGCGGCTCGCCGAACTCCGGGGGAGGATCTTCTCGGCCTTCGCCGGGTTCTGGGACGAGGTGTCGGGGTGA
- a CDS encoding FKBP-type peptidyl-prolyl cis-trans isomerase translates to MRGRHACGILLLIACVLALCSGCIAGEEVRVKSGDTVLVHYTGTLENGTVFDSSAGREPLRFTVGTGKVIPGFDEGVVGMQVGEEKTLHIPADRAYGPYREDLVFNTTETAGTENLTVGDQVGLPLQNGQVLPAKVVAVSADAVTVDANHHLAGEDLTFNVSLVEIV, encoded by the coding sequence ATGAGGGGGAGACATGCGTGCGGCATCCTGCTGCTGATCGCGTGCGTCCTGGCCCTCTGTTCGGGCTGCATCGCGGGCGAAGAGGTGCGGGTGAAGTCCGGAGACACGGTGCTGGTCCACTACACCGGCACCCTCGAGAACGGAACGGTCTTCGACAGTTCCGCCGGGCGCGAACCACTCCGGTTTACCGTCGGGACCGGCAAAGTGATCCCGGGGTTCGATGAGGGTGTCGTCGGGATGCAGGTCGGGGAGGAAAAAACTCTTCATATTCCGGCCGACCGGGCATACGGACCATACCGCGAGGATCTCGTCTTCAACACGACCGAGACTGCCGGTACGGAGAACCTGACGGTCGGCGATCAGGTCGGATTACCCCTGCAGAACGGACAGGTGCTGCCCGCAAAGGTCGTCGCCGTATCGGCCGATGCAGTCACCGTCGATGCGAACCACCATCTCGCGGGCGAGGATCTTACGTTCAATGTCAGTCTGGTTGAGATTGTGTAG
- a CDS encoding hemolysin family protein, which translates to MPPATDIAIIVLLILANGFFSMAEFALVSARTARLQKRAAGGDAGAATALELAQDPTQFLSTIQIGITLVGILAGAFGGATLAGPLAEEFARFPLVAPYSGTLAVVTVVAVITYLTLVVGELVPKRVAMTHADRIASLVSRPVRLLSLIAAPLVRLLSASTEGVLMLLRVRKPSEPEVTEEDVRVLIGQATRAGVFEEAEQDMVESIFRLADRRVSVLMTPRPDIVAVDVEDPVEENWQKMVDSGHVYFPVYRDHLDNLLGTVSVRSLWARMIAGESPDLSNAIDPAFFVPESVPALSVLDEFKTSGARIALVTDEYGSIQGLVTIHDIMESIVGGIPSPEHPPEGPAVLRPDGSWLLDGMLPVDEFHDLLDVAATLPGEGRGYYQTLGGFVMMYLERTPEAGDRFAWNGFRFEVLDMDGHRVDKVLVTPAGAGKEKNG; encoded by the coding sequence ATGCCACCTGCCACCGATATTGCGATCATCGTCCTCCTGATACTCGCAAACGGCTTCTTTTCGATGGCGGAGTTCGCGCTCGTCTCTGCAAGAACGGCACGCCTGCAGAAAAGAGCGGCGGGCGGCGACGCCGGGGCGGCGACCGCCCTCGAACTTGCACAGGATCCGACGCAGTTCCTCTCCACCATCCAGATCGGCATCACCCTCGTCGGGATCCTGGCCGGAGCCTTCGGCGGGGCGACGCTCGCGGGACCTCTTGCAGAAGAGTTTGCCCGATTTCCCTTGGTCGCGCCTTACAGCGGCACGCTCGCGGTCGTAACCGTCGTCGCCGTCATCACCTACTTAACGCTCGTCGTCGGGGAACTGGTGCCGAAACGGGTGGCCATGACCCACGCCGACCGGATTGCATCGCTGGTCTCGCGCCCGGTACGGCTCCTCTCGCTGATCGCTGCACCGCTCGTCCGGCTGCTGAGCGCCTCGACCGAGGGGGTCCTCATGCTGCTCAGGGTTCGGAAACCTTCGGAGCCCGAGGTTACGGAGGAGGACGTCAGGGTTCTCATCGGGCAGGCCACCCGGGCCGGCGTCTTCGAGGAGGCGGAACAGGATATGGTGGAGAGTATCTTCCGCCTCGCCGACCGGCGGGTCAGCGTGCTGATGACCCCGCGGCCCGACATCGTGGCCGTGGACGTCGAGGACCCCGTCGAAGAGAACTGGCAAAAGATGGTGGATTCCGGGCATGTCTATTTCCCGGTCTACCGCGACCATCTCGACAACCTGCTCGGCACCGTCTCGGTCCGCAGCCTCTGGGCGCGGATGATCGCGGGCGAATCCCCTGACCTGTCGAATGCCATCGATCCCGCCTTCTTCGTGCCCGAGAGCGTCCCGGCACTCTCGGTTCTCGACGAGTTCAAGACTTCCGGGGCGCGGATCGCCCTCGTCACCGACGAGTACGGGAGTATCCAGGGGCTGGTTACCATCCACGATATCATGGAGTCGATCGTCGGCGGCATCCCGTCGCCCGAGCACCCGCCAGAGGGTCCGGCGGTCCTTCGTCCGGACGGGTCGTGGCTCCTCGACGGGATGCTCCCGGTCGACGAGTTCCACGACCTCCTCGATGTGGCGGCTACCCTGCCCGGAGAGGGGCGCGGCTACTACCAGACGCTCGGCGGGTTCGTGATGATGTATCTCGAACGGACGCCGGAGGCCGGCGACCGGTTCGCCTGGAACGGATTCCGGTTCGAGGTGCTCGATATGGACGGCCACCGGGTCGATAAGGTGCTCGTCACGCCGGCGGGGGCCGGGAAGGAGAAGAATGGGTGA